Genomic DNA from Paracoccus aminophilus JCM 7686:
TCGCGCTCGCCATAGTGAAATCGCAAGACTGGCCGTGAGCTTTCGAGCGGTGCCAAAAAGCTGAGCCAGCCAATCCTGTAATGAAGATGGCACGACTAGCGCAACAACTCGCGGAACAGCTTTTCCAGCTTGCGGACGCCGCTTTCCAGCTCGGCCGGGGTGAAGGCGGCGAAGCCGAGCAGGAAGCCCGATCTCGCGCGCTCGGTGGCGTGAAGCCGGGTCAGCCCGGTCAGGCTGAGACCGACGCGCGCGGCGGCCTCGATGACGCGGACTTCGGGCAGATCGCAGGTCAGCAGGCACGGCATCTGAAGGCCGCCGACCGGCACGCGCGGCTCGACATATCCGGCGAGATGCTTCTCGGCCAGACGCACTAGCACTTGCAGGCGTTCGGCATAGATATTGCGCATCAGGCGGACATGGGCGCCGAAATGCCCGCCCTCCATGAACCGCGCCAACGTGAGCTGCGCGATCGAGGCGCTATGGCCGTCTTGCAGGGACCGCGCGATGGTGAAGGGCTGCACGAGTTCGGGGGGCAGGATCAGATAGGCGATCCTGAGACCGGGAAAGAGCGATTTGGTGAAGGTGCCGATATAGATCGTCCGGTCATTGCCATCGAGCCCCTGAACGCAGGCGGTGGGCTTGCCGGAATAATGGAACTCGCTGTCATAATCGTCCTCCATGATCCAGCCGCCCTGACGTTCGGCCCATTCGATCAAGGCAAGGCGGCGATCCAACGCCAGCGTGGCGCCCGTCGGAAACTGATGCGAGGGCGTCAGCGAGACGACCCGCGCCTGAACGGGGCTATCGAACATCTGGCCGACGAGAATGCCTTGCCGATCCAGCGCGATCGGCACCGGAACCGCACCAGCAGTCTCGAAAGCCTGCCGGGCACCGTGATAGCCGGGGTCCTCGACGAAGATCGGGTCGCCCTGATCGAGCAGCATCGCGGCGCAAAGCGACATTGCCTGTTGCGAGCTGGTGACGACCAGCACACGATCCGCGCTTGCCCGCGCCCCGCGTTCCAGATTGACGTAATCCGCAATCGCCTGTCGCAGTGGCTCTGCGCCTTGCGGATCGCTGTGGGCAAGCGCGCGGGTCCCGTATTCCTTCAGGACCTGCCGCTCGAGCTTCTCCCAAAGCTGGATCGGGAAGTTCCGGGTTTCCGGCACGCCTTGGGTGAAAGTGCTCGGGGGGCTGGTGCTGCGCAGGCCACCGCCCGCGACCATCGCCAGACCGCGCTTGCTCAGGCGCGGCGTAAGTGCCGTGCGGCTCGCCGGTCGCCGAGGCTTGCGATCGGCTGGCAGGAAACCCGAGAGCTCGGCCACGAAACTGCCGCTGCCGACCTTGCGCTCGATAAAGCCCTCGGAGTGAAGCTGGCCATAGGCGGCCTCGACCGTATCACGCGAAACCTCGAGCGACTGGGCAAGCACGCGCGTCGCGGGCAACGGCTTGCCTGCGCTGAGCGCGCCATCGAGGATCAGCTGGCGGATGGCGCGCTGGATCCGCGCATGAAGCGGCAGCGCGGCGAGATCGGGCCGGTTCAGCCAGGTCTTGACGGTTTCAAGTTGGGTGTGGCGAAACAAATGGTCTGCCTCTTGCCGAAAACTGGCCTGTCGAATTCCGCCATTCTAGACTAAAAGCCGCGAGACGTAAGGGCTCGGGCCGGGCAGGGGAAACGACGTGTCTTTCGAACTGATTGCTCTGCTTGTGGCTGGCGCGGCGGCGGGCGGGTTCATCAATGGACTGGCCGGTTTCGGGACTGCGCTGATGGCGCTTGGTCTCTGGCTTCAGATCCTGCCGCCCTGGCAGGCGGTGGCAATCGCGGCGGCCATGTCGGTGATCAGCGGGGTCCAGAGCATCTGGCTGATCCGCAAGGAGATGCGGTCCGGCATCCGGCGCGTGCCGCGCTTCCTCTTACCTGCGCTGATCGGCATTCCCCTCGGCGCCGCGGTGCTCGAACGGATCGATCCAACGCCGCTGAAGATCGCCCTTGCGGGATTCATGCTGCTTTACGGGCTTTTCTTCATGGCGCGGCGCGCTCTTCCGACCCTGCGACGGGAGCGGCCGCTTGCCGATGGGCTGGTCGGTTTCCTCGGAGGCTTTCTCGGCGGAGCCGCCTCGCTGTCTGGCGCGCTGCCGACGATGTGGTGCGCGATGCATCCTTGGAGCAAGGGCGAAACCAGCGCCGTCTTGCAGCCCTATAATGTGGTGATCCTCGGGCTGTCGACGGCGGTCTTTGCCTGGCGCGGGTATTACACGCGCGAGACGCTGCTTCTGATGGCGATTGCGCTGCCCGCGACGCTGATCTCCTCGCAGATCGGCACCTTGGTGTTTCGCAGGCTCAGCGATGCGGCGTTTCGCAGGCTGCTGATCTGGCTGCTCTTCGGCGCTGGCCTCTTGCTGGCGATCCGCGAGGCTTTCTGAGCGCAGCTTGGGCCGGTGCGCGGCGCCTGCGCAATGGTATGGCCATGATCGCTCAAATGGCCGGGTCCGCCGCGCCATTTCTCGGCTAGGTCCGGTCCGAGCCTTCGGCCCCGTGCCGCCCTTCCGAGAGATCCGTTTGCCATGTCCGCGAATAACCCTGCCCATAGTCCTGCCGCGCCGCTGCGCGCCAATGATCTGATCCATCCCATCGTCGCCGGACTGATCTCCGTCATCGTCAATTATGGCGGCACCTTCATTCTCGTCTTTCAGGCCGCGCGGATCGCGGGCCTCAGCGCCGCAGAGACTGCCTCTTGGGTGTGGTCGGTCTCGATCGGGGTCGGCGTGACCGGGCTGATCCTGAGCTGGCGTTACCGCGAGCCGATCATTACCGCATGGTCTACGCCCGGCGCTGCCTTTCTCGTCGCGACGCTTGGCACCACGAGTTATCCCGAGGCGATCGGCGCCTATATGCTCTCGGCTGCGGCCTTCGTCCTGCTCGGCGTCTCGGGCTATTTCGAGAAGGTCATCCGCCTGATCCCCGCAGCCATCGCCTCGGCTTTGCTGGCGGGCATCTTGCTGAATTTCGGGATCGGCGCCTTTGGCGGGGCGAGCACCGAGCCGCTGCTCGTCGGCCTGCTGGTCCTCTCCTATCTGCTGCTCAAGCGTTTCACCGCGCGCTATGCCGTGGTCGGCATTCTGATCATCGGCCTCGCCTGGCTTTTGCTGCGCGGCGAGGCGGGTCTTGCGGGGCTCGAGCTGAAACTGGCAGCCCCGGTCTTCACCTGGCCGGTCTTTTCGCTCAATGCTAGCCTCAGCATCGCGCTGCCGCTGTTTCTGATCACGCTCACCGGGCAATATATGCCGGGGATGCTGGTTCTGCGCAACGACGGGTTCAAGACGAGCGCCAATCCGATCGTCACGCTGACCGGGCTTGGCTCGCTGATCATGGCGCCGTTCGGCTCGCATGCCTTCAACGTCGCCGCAATCACCGCGGCCATCGTGACCGGGCCAGAGGCCCATGAGGACCGCTCGAAGCGCTGGATCGGCGGGATTGCGGCGGGGGTCTTCTACATCCTCGTCGGCGTGTTCGGCGTCACCTTGGCCGCGATCTTTATGGCCTTCCCCGCGAGCTTCATCACCACGCTCGCAGGGCTGGCGCTGCTTGGGACGATCGGCGGTAGTCTCGCAACTGCGCTGGCGGATCCCGCATCACGCGAGGCGGCGCTCATCACCTTCCTCGCCTCGGCCGCCAATATCCGAATGTTGGGCATCGGCGGCGCATTCTGGGGGCTGGTGATCGGCCTCATCGCCTATGTCGCGCTGCGGCAGGGGCCGCGGAGGACATGAGGGCTCGGGGTCTCAGGTCGCGCGGGGCAGGGAGCCCGCGCGGTACCCGCCGACGCGGCGAGGATCGTCAGGCCGAAAGCTCACGTCGGACGATCTTTGCCCCGGCGCTCAATGCCGCCAGCTTCCCGCTCGCCACGGTCCGCGACAGCGGCGCCATGCCGCAATTGGTGCAGGGGTAGAGCTTGTCGGCATCCACGAATTGCAACGCCTTTCGCAAAACATCGGCCACCTCTTCGGGCGTTTCGATGGTATCGGTCGCCACATCAATTGCCCCCACCATGACTTTCTTGCCGCGGAGAAGTTCAATCAGATCCATTGGCACACGGGAGTGCTGGCACTCGAGTGAAATTAGGTCGAGGGATGATTTCTGGAGCTTGGGGAAAATCTCCTCATATTGCCGCCACTCTGCGCCAAGGGTTTTCTTCCAATCTGTATTGGCCTTGATGCCATAGCCATAGCAGATATGAACGGCGGTCTGGCAGTTGAGGCCCTCGACCGCCCGTTCCAAAGCGGCGATCCCCCAATCATTCACTTCGTCGAAGAAGACATTGAAGGCCGGTTCGTCAAACTGGATGATGTCGACACCTGTAGCCTCAAGCTCTTTGGCTTCTTGATTGAGGATTTTCGCAAATTCCCAGGCGAGTTTCTCGCGGCTTTTGTAATGACCATCGTAAAGCGTGTCGATCATGGTCATCGGACCGGGCAGCGCCCATTTGATCGGCTGATCGGTCAGTCCACGCAGAAATTTGGCATCCTCGATAAAGACAGATTTGGGGCGAGAGACGGCTCCGACGACCGAGGGCACGCTCGCGTCATAACGATTGCGGATCCGGACGGTCTCGCGTTTCTCGAAATCCACGCCATCGAGATGCTCGATAAAGGTCGTGACGAAATGCTGACGCGTTTGTTCGCCGTCGCTGACAATATCGATGCCCGCCTGTTGCTGATCGCTCAGGGTGACGCGCAGGGCATCCTGTTTTCCTTCAATCAGCTCGTCGCCCTGAAGCTTCCACGGCGACCAGAGGGTTTCAGGCTGGGCGAGCCAAACCGGCTTGGGAAGGCTTCCGGCGGTCGAAGTGGGCAAAAGCTTATTCATGGTAATGTGACCTTGCATCGTCGTTGATCAGGCAGAGTATTGGGAGGACCATTTCTCGAGAATTTCTCGATATGGCTCAATGAAAGTGTCGCGTGCGCGTTGTCCTTGCTCGATCGCCAGCCGGCTGCGCTCATCGCGATCATAAGCGATCTGCGTCAGGGAATAATCCTGATGTTTCAAGCTTGGTTGGTAGGTTTTTCCAGCGATGGAATTGGCATTGTAGATTTCTGGGCGGTAGATCCTTTGAAAGGTTTCCATCGTGCTGATCGTGCCAATCAGTTCGAGACATGAGTAATCACTCAGCAGATCACCGGTAAAATAGAACGCCAAGGGGGCGACACTGTTTGGAGGCATGAAGTAGCGCACCTGCAAGCCCATCTTTTCAAAGTAAAGATCAGTCGCAGAGAAGGCATCCTGCCGATATTCAACGCCCAGAACGGGATGCGTGTTTTCGGTTCTCTGATAGGTTTTGCTGCTGGACACGCTCAGGCAGATGACCGGAAGCTTTTTGAAGGTCTCTTTATAGGCAGGAGACTTCAGAAAGAACCGGAAGAGATTCCCATGCAGATCACCGAAATGCGCTGGCGCGCTGAAACTTGATCGCCCGTCATTGTGCTGCGGTAGCAGGATACTGAAATCATAATCGCGGACATAGGACGAGAAATTATTCCCCGCAATTCCTTCGATGCG
This window encodes:
- the pdxR gene encoding MocR-like pyridoxine biosynthesis transcription factor PdxR — encoded protein: MFRHTQLETVKTWLNRPDLAALPLHARIQRAIRQLILDGALSAGKPLPATRVLAQSLEVSRDTVEAAYGQLHSEGFIERKVGSGSFVAELSGFLPADRKPRRPASRTALTPRLSKRGLAMVAGGGLRSTSPPSTFTQGVPETRNFPIQLWEKLERQVLKEYGTRALAHSDPQGAEPLRQAIADYVNLERGARASADRVLVVTSSQQAMSLCAAMLLDQGDPIFVEDPGYHGARQAFETAGAVPVPIALDRQGILVGQMFDSPVQARVVSLTPSHQFPTGATLALDRRLALIEWAERQGGWIMEDDYDSEFHYSGKPTACVQGLDGNDRTIYIGTFTKSLFPGLRIAYLILPPELVQPFTIARSLQDGHSASIAQLTLARFMEGGHFGAHVRLMRNIYAERLQVLVRLAEKHLAGYVEPRVPVGGLQMPCLLTCDLPEVRVIEAAARVGLSLTGLTRLHATERARSGFLLGFAAFTPAELESGVRKLEKLFRELLR
- a CDS encoding sulfite exporter TauE/SafE family protein encodes the protein MSFELIALLVAGAAAGGFINGLAGFGTALMALGLWLQILPPWQAVAIAAAMSVISGVQSIWLIRKEMRSGIRRVPRFLLPALIGIPLGAAVLERIDPTPLKIALAGFMLLYGLFFMARRALPTLRRERPLADGLVGFLGGFLGGAASLSGALPTMWCAMHPWSKGETSAVLQPYNVVILGLSTAVFAWRGYYTRETLLLMAIALPATLISSQIGTLVFRRLSDAAFRRLLIWLLFGAGLLLAIREAF
- a CDS encoding benzoate/H(+) symporter BenE family transporter, whose protein sequence is MSANNPAHSPAAPLRANDLIHPIVAGLISVIVNYGGTFILVFQAARIAGLSAAETASWVWSVSIGVGVTGLILSWRYREPIITAWSTPGAAFLVATLGTTSYPEAIGAYMLSAAAFVLLGVSGYFEKVIRLIPAAIASALLAGILLNFGIGAFGGASTEPLLVGLLVLSYLLLKRFTARYAVVGILIIGLAWLLLRGEAGLAGLELKLAAPVFTWPVFSLNASLSIALPLFLITLTGQYMPGMLVLRNDGFKTSANPIVTLTGLGSLIMAPFGSHAFNVAAITAAIVTGPEAHEDRSKRWIGGIAAGVFYILVGVFGVTLAAIFMAFPASFITTLAGLALLGTIGGSLATALADPASREAALITFLASAANIRMLGIGGAFWGLVIGLIAYVALRQGPRRT
- a CDS encoding methionine synthase; its protein translation is MNKLLPTSTAGSLPKPVWLAQPETLWSPWKLQGDELIEGKQDALRVTLSDQQQAGIDIVSDGEQTRQHFVTTFIEHLDGVDFEKRETVRIRNRYDASVPSVVGAVSRPKSVFIEDAKFLRGLTDQPIKWALPGPMTMIDTLYDGHYKSREKLAWEFAKILNQEAKELEATGVDIIQFDEPAFNVFFDEVNDWGIAALERAVEGLNCQTAVHICYGYGIKANTDWKKTLGAEWRQYEEIFPKLQKSSLDLISLECQHSRVPMDLIELLRGKKVMVGAIDVATDTIETPEEVADVLRKALQFVDADKLYPCTNCGMAPLSRTVASGKLAALSAGAKIVRRELSA
- a CDS encoding DUF1852 domain-containing protein; the protein is MRTDLTYSLKSTRFDENYRPAENTRTTTNFANLARGSRREENLRNTFKMIDNRFNALAHWDNPGNDRYSVELEIISAEISIGDNKSAEAFPLIEILKPTILDRKNGQRIEGIAGNNFSSYVRDYDFSILLPQHNDGRSSFSAPAHFGDLHGNLFRFFLKSPAYKETFKKLPVICLSVSSSKTYQRTENTHPVLGVEYRQDAFSATDLYFEKMGLQVRYFMPPNSVAPLAFYFTGDLLSDYSCLELIGTISTMETFQRIYRPEIYNANSIAGKTYQPSLKHQDYSLTQIAYDRDERSRLAIEQGQRARDTFIEPYREILEKWSSQYSA